Proteins encoded within one genomic window of Oncorhynchus tshawytscha isolate Ot180627B linkage group LG02, Otsh_v2.0, whole genome shotgun sequence:
- the LOC112220335 gene encoding serine/threonine-protein phosphatase 4 regulatory subunit 2-B isoform X1, with protein MLLLPYFFCVENVATISLPLGFKRLTENMMEINSLQEALKDFDKKGTQEVAPLLDQFLCHVAKTGETMVQWSQFKSYFLFKLEKVMDDFIASAPDQRGVANPNVESIPFEDMKERILKIVNGYNGIPFTIQRLCELLTEPKRNYTGTEKFLRGVEKNVMVVSCVHPTSEKNGCSGVNRINGVMLPGNSSAFTESLLLFSCRKVNGPGTPRPLNRPKLSLASSLATNGLPDSTENKDPTTEQGHDTHSSEVSASDTLGSSVKNKHYDDQEVMEAEQHEVKRLKFNKDKEEEQKVDTLSSCHADSLSEETESMVQEKEEEDSEAASTDGTCEDQEPSSTQSEPSAGPGADKQADGEVPCDSQEEGNDMDQSEQQATAGVLKNPEARDSDEGSDPVSSSSASSCNSAENESREEAAPAPSSSTPEPAAEGAMESGSQDTGTSEEPMEQD; from the exons ATGCTTCTTCTTCCCTACTTTTTTTGTGTTGAGAACGTAGCCACCATCAGTCTGCCTCTTGGTTTCAAGAGATTGACAGAGAACATGATGGAAATAAACTCACTCCAAGAGGCGCTCAAAG ACTTTGACAAGAAAGGGACGCAAGAAGTGGCTCCCCTGCTAGATCAGTTTCTGTGTCATGTTGCCAagactggagaaaccat GGTCCAGTGGTCCCAGTTTAAAAGCTATTTCCTCTTCAAACTGGAGAAAGTGATGGATGACTTCATAGCCTCAGCACCCGATCAAAGGGGGGTAGCCAATCCCAATGTGGAGTCCATTCCATTTGAGGACATGAAGGAGAGGATACTGAAGATTGTGAATGGATACAATGG AATTCCATTTACGATCCAGCGTTTGTGTGAGCTGCTTACAGAACCCAAGAGGAATTACACAGGAACAGAGAAATTCCTCAGAGGTGTTGAGAAG AATGTGATGGTGGTCAGCTGTGTGCATCCTACCTCAGA GAAAAACGGATGCAGTGGTGTGAATAGAATTAATGGTGTTATGTTGCCTGGAAACTCATCTGCTTTTACAGAGAG TCTCTTATTATTTTCTTGCAGGAAAGTTAATGGCCCAGGGACCCCCAGGCCGCTGAACAGACCAAAACTCTCTCTAGCCAGCTCACTAGCGACAAACGGTCTACCGGACAGTACAGAAAACAAAGATCCTACCACAGAGCAGGGACATGACACACATTCCAG TGAGGTGTCAGCATCGGATACGCTAGGGAGCTCTGTGAAGAACAAGCACTATGACGATCAGGAGGTTATGGAGGCGGAGCAGCACGAGGTGAAGAGGCTCAAGTTCAACAAAGATAAAGAGGAGGAGCAGAAGGTGGACACCCTCAGCTCCTGCCATGCTGACAGCTTGTCGGAAGAGACAGAGTCCATGGtccaggagaaggaggaggaggacagtgaGGCTGCCAGTACTGATGGGACTTGTGAAGACCAAG AGCCATCGAGCACACAGTCAGAGCCATCAGCAGGGCCCGGGGCGGATAAGCAGGCAGACGGGGAGGTACCTTGTGACTCCCAAGAGGAAGGTAATGACATGGACCAGTCAGAACAGCAGGCCACTGCTGGCGTCCTGAAGAACCCTGAGGCCCGGGACAGCGATGAGGGCAGTGACCCAGTCAGCAGCAGTAGCGCCAGCAGCTGTAACAGTGCAGAGAATGAATCCAGGGAAGAGGCAGCCCCTGCTCCCTCCAGCAGTACTCCTGAGCCAGCTGCAGAGGGTGCCATGGAGAGTGGCAGCCAGGACACTGGGACCAGTGAAGAGCCCATGGAGCAGGACTAA
- the LOC112220335 gene encoding serine/threonine-protein phosphatase 4 regulatory subunit 2-B isoform X2, with product MLLLPYFFCVENVATISLPLGFKRLTENMMEINSLQEALKDFDKKGTQEVAPLLDQFLCHVAKTGETMVQWSQFKSYFLFKLEKVMDDFIASAPDQRGVANPNVESIPFEDMKERILKIVNGYNGIPFTIQRLCELLTEPKRNYTGTEKFLRGVEKNVMVVSCVHPTSEKNGCSGVNRINGVMLPGNSSAFTERKVNGPGTPRPLNRPKLSLASSLATNGLPDSTENKDPTTEQGHDTHSSEVSASDTLGSSVKNKHYDDQEVMEAEQHEVKRLKFNKDKEEEQKVDTLSSCHADSLSEETESMVQEKEEEDSEAASTDGTCEDQEPSSTQSEPSAGPGADKQADGEVPCDSQEEGNDMDQSEQQATAGVLKNPEARDSDEGSDPVSSSSASSCNSAENESREEAAPAPSSSTPEPAAEGAMESGSQDTGTSEEPMEQD from the exons ATGCTTCTTCTTCCCTACTTTTTTTGTGTTGAGAACGTAGCCACCATCAGTCTGCCTCTTGGTTTCAAGAGATTGACAGAGAACATGATGGAAATAAACTCACTCCAAGAGGCGCTCAAAG ACTTTGACAAGAAAGGGACGCAAGAAGTGGCTCCCCTGCTAGATCAGTTTCTGTGTCATGTTGCCAagactggagaaaccat GGTCCAGTGGTCCCAGTTTAAAAGCTATTTCCTCTTCAAACTGGAGAAAGTGATGGATGACTTCATAGCCTCAGCACCCGATCAAAGGGGGGTAGCCAATCCCAATGTGGAGTCCATTCCATTTGAGGACATGAAGGAGAGGATACTGAAGATTGTGAATGGATACAATGG AATTCCATTTACGATCCAGCGTTTGTGTGAGCTGCTTACAGAACCCAAGAGGAATTACACAGGAACAGAGAAATTCCTCAGAGGTGTTGAGAAG AATGTGATGGTGGTCAGCTGTGTGCATCCTACCTCAGA GAAAAACGGATGCAGTGGTGTGAATAGAATTAATGGTGTTATGTTGCCTGGAAACTCATCTGCTTTTACAGAGAG GAAAGTTAATGGCCCAGGGACCCCCAGGCCGCTGAACAGACCAAAACTCTCTCTAGCCAGCTCACTAGCGACAAACGGTCTACCGGACAGTACAGAAAACAAAGATCCTACCACAGAGCAGGGACATGACACACATTCCAG TGAGGTGTCAGCATCGGATACGCTAGGGAGCTCTGTGAAGAACAAGCACTATGACGATCAGGAGGTTATGGAGGCGGAGCAGCACGAGGTGAAGAGGCTCAAGTTCAACAAAGATAAAGAGGAGGAGCAGAAGGTGGACACCCTCAGCTCCTGCCATGCTGACAGCTTGTCGGAAGAGACAGAGTCCATGGtccaggagaaggaggaggaggacagtgaGGCTGCCAGTACTGATGGGACTTGTGAAGACCAAG AGCCATCGAGCACACAGTCAGAGCCATCAGCAGGGCCCGGGGCGGATAAGCAGGCAGACGGGGAGGTACCTTGTGACTCCCAAGAGGAAGGTAATGACATGGACCAGTCAGAACAGCAGGCCACTGCTGGCGTCCTGAAGAACCCTGAGGCCCGGGACAGCGATGAGGGCAGTGACCCAGTCAGCAGCAGTAGCGCCAGCAGCTGTAACAGTGCAGAGAATGAATCCAGGGAAGAGGCAGCCCCTGCTCCCTCCAGCAGTACTCCTGAGCCAGCTGCAGAGGGTGCCATGGAGAGTGGCAGCCAGGACACTGGGACCAGTGAAGAGCCCATGGAGCAGGACTAA